One Camelina sativa cultivar DH55 chromosome 3, Cs, whole genome shotgun sequence genomic window carries:
- the LOC104778591 gene encoding pumilio homolog 15-like, translating to MKNFLVFLFVLTLCLLNHISGGGVRIANELKFNKSLWMRCYSKDDVIGPKIIPIGQPYVYYFTINFFATTRFMCTLKQGPNYKHYQNFTAFKVISYKKNGGLWDWRAREDGVYLEKQDKDGSFVQDSVNPQKVYDWIN from the coding sequence atgaaaaactttttagtctttctatttgttttaaCTCTTTGCTTGCTTAACCATATATCAGGAGGCGGAGTCAGGATTGCGAACGAACTTAAATTCAACAAAAGTCTTTGGATGAGATGTTATTCCAAAGATGATGTTATTGGTCCAAAAATAATACCAATTGGACAAccttatgtatattattttaccattaatttttttgcaACAACTCGTTTTATGTGTACTTTGAAACAAGGACCAAATTATAAACACTATCAGAATTTTACAGCATTCAAGgttattagttataaaaaaaacggaGGTCTATGGGATTGGAGAGCAAGAGAAGATGGAGTTTATTTAGAGAAACAAGATAAAGATGGTTCTTTTGTTCAAGACTCAGTTAATCCGCAAAAAGTATATGAttggataaattaa